A portion of the Limnothrix sp. FACHB-406 genome contains these proteins:
- a CDS encoding DUF4333 domain-containing protein — MLISARSAIALAGLGLLLGGCSKLDTEKISAQIQQELLNAKVPVNQLRCPANLTPRTGQTFECVGKLEPEGNFFVAVTQVDDRATIRWEVINSWRLLDLGSLQTDLQTALAAQEATSGPSNSLKIDCGQPYRVVSPGDRFECQVIGAGQVRSITVDVRDQGQITWQTPPPALTAQRPSNPPAQAIAPETSSTPASTDPATATTPAAPRSAPAAAPAPGPAKDATGWTELAD, encoded by the coding sequence ATGTTAATTAGTGCTCGATCAGCGATCGCCCTGGCTGGCTTGGGGCTGCTTCTAGGAGGCTGCTCCAAACTCGATACGGAAAAAATTTCTGCTCAAATTCAGCAGGAATTACTCAACGCTAAAGTACCGGTCAACCAGTTGCGTTGCCCGGCGAATTTAACCCCTCGGACGGGGCAAACTTTTGAATGTGTGGGCAAGTTGGAACCGGAGGGCAATTTCTTTGTGGCTGTGACCCAAGTGGACGATCGCGCCACCATTCGTTGGGAAGTGATTAATTCTTGGCGACTGCTGGATTTAGGCTCCTTGCAGACTGATCTACAAACAGCCTTGGCAGCCCAAGAGGCCACCAGTGGCCCCAGCAACAGCCTGAAAATTGACTGTGGACAACCCTATCGAGTGGTTTCACCAGGCGATCGCTTTGAATGCCAAGTGATTGGGGCGGGCCAGGTGCGATCGATCACGGTGGATGTGCGCGATCAGGGGCAAATCACCTGGCAAACGCCCCCGCCTGCCCTGACGGCTCAACGGCCCAGCAACCCACCAGCCCAGGCGATCGCCCCCGAAACCAGTTCCACCCCCGCCAGCACCGATCCCGCCACCGCCACCACACCGGCCGCCCCGCGTTCCGCTCCGGCGGCTGCCCCAGCTCCCGGCCCAGCCAAGGATGCGACCGGCTGGACAGAATTAGCCGACTAA
- a CDS encoding DUF389 domain-containing protein — protein sequence MKFFCILFKDYPNHALSLGSIGSSDDSSDRPSMPPIAANQQPTRIGHPNPLHPPRSRRTDRAVNLLRARSIMEPAQSHSSPAIRSQFMAQKQHKSGWIRQGGCQASRSDLWQWGKAARQRLIQWQRLSPERSTQLNHMLWEDARIDRPYLTQVLAACLIASFGLLANSVAVIIGAMIIAPLMLPIRAIAWSVVAGDWSLFRRGFGSLSCGVFLAIGLSALVGWLAGIPAFGSEVLARGNPNLLDLGVALVAGAVSAYAMVQPKVSGTVAGTAIAVALMPPACTVGLAISQGYGLLAQGAALLLLTNLCGIALAAALTFWVLGELPLKTGRHGMTAIIGMTLLLAVPLTYSFSELVRQARLEASLRQALLDRTLTFRRVKLIDSSVNWLASPPEVRLTVQSAESISPFQAQLLEEFLEKDMGQPFRLVFLVSKVSEIHSDSRTEPEPPPPAAQ from the coding sequence ATGAAATTTTTTTGCATCCTCTTTAAAGATTACCCCAACCATGCCCTGAGCTTGGGATCGATTGGCAGTTCCGATGACAGTTCCGATCGCCCCTCCATGCCCCCAATCGCTGCCAATCAACAGCCGACGCGGATTGGGCATCCAAATCCTCTCCATCCCCCCCGATCGCGCCGCACCGATCGCGCCGTCAACCTCCTGCGGGCGCGATCGATAATGGAGCCTGCCCAATCCCACAGCAGTCCAGCAATCAGGAGCCAGTTCATGGCGCAAAAGCAGCACAAGTCGGGGTGGATCAGGCAAGGGGGGTGTCAGGCTAGCCGGTCTGACCTTTGGCAATGGGGCAAGGCCGCCCGTCAGCGGCTGATTCAGTGGCAGCGCTTGTCACCGGAGCGATCGACCCAGCTCAATCACATGCTCTGGGAAGATGCGCGGATCGATCGCCCCTATCTCACCCAAGTCCTCGCGGCCTGTTTGATTGCCTCCTTTGGACTGTTGGCCAACAGCGTCGCCGTCATCATTGGGGCCATGATCATCGCGCCCCTGATGTTGCCCATTCGGGCGATCGCCTGGAGCGTTGTGGCGGGCGATTGGTCTCTGTTTCGGCGGGGTTTTGGGTCGCTCAGTTGTGGTGTGTTTCTGGCGATCGGGCTGTCTGCCTTGGTTGGCTGGTTGGCAGGCATTCCCGCCTTTGGCAGTGAAGTGCTGGCCCGGGGAAATCCCAACCTGTTGGATTTAGGCGTGGCCCTCGTGGCCGGAGCGGTCAGCGCCTATGCCATGGTGCAGCCCAAGGTTTCGGGAACCGTGGCAGGAACCGCGATCGCCGTGGCCCTGATGCCGCCCGCCTGTACCGTTGGCCTCGCCATTTCCCAGGGCTATGGTCTGTTGGCCCAAGGGGCCGCCCTACTGCTGTTGACAAACCTCTGTGGCATTGCCTTGGCGGCGGCACTAACCTTCTGGGTTTTGGGGGAACTGCCCTTGAAAACCGGCCGCCACGGCATGACCGCGATCATCGGCATGACCCTACTGTTAGCCGTGCCGTTGACCTACAGCTTTTCCGAACTGGTGCGCCAGGCCCGGCTAGAAGCCAGCTTGCGCCAAGCCCTGCTCGATCGAACCCTCACTTTCCGGCGCGTGAAGCTCATTGACAGCAGCGTTAACTGGCTGGCCAGCCCACCAGAAGTTCGCCTCACCGTTCAATCGGCCGAGAGCATTTCGCCCTTTCAAGCCCAATTGCTCGAAGAATTTCTGGAAAAAGATATGGGTCAGCCATTCCGGCTCGTATTCCTGGTCAGTAAAGTTTCGGAAATTCACTCAGATTCGCGCACTGAGCCGGAGCCACCCCCGCCAGCCGCCCAATAG
- the hoxE gene encoding bidirectional hydrogenase complex protein HoxE yields MSQSGSAGSAGSKASGSKGSKTARATDSSAVDKRFKALDLVMKRQQYRQDALIEVLHRAQEIFGYLEEKTLLHVARSLQLPASHVLGVATFYHLFSLKPSGEHTCVVCLGTACYVKGSGDVLNALEKHTGIQSGATTSDGKVSLVTARCIGACGIAPAVVFDGQVAAQVTTEQAIARIDQWRGDA; encoded by the coding sequence ATGAGTCAATCTGGATCGGCTGGGTCGGCTGGATCAAAGGCTTCTGGATCGAAGGGTTCTAAAACTGCAAGGGCAACTGATTCTTCGGCGGTTGATAAACGGTTCAAGGCGTTGGATTTGGTGATGAAACGCCAACAATATCGCCAAGATGCTTTGATTGAAGTTCTGCACCGGGCCCAAGAAATCTTTGGTTATTTAGAGGAAAAAACGCTGTTGCATGTGGCTCGATCGCTCCAATTACCTGCGAGCCATGTGTTGGGTGTCGCCACGTTTTATCACCTCTTTTCCCTCAAGCCCAGCGGTGAACATACCTGTGTGGTTTGTTTGGGAACCGCTTGCTATGTCAAGGGGAGCGGCGATGTGCTGAATGCTTTGGAAAAACACACCGGTATTCAGTCGGGAGCCACCACCAGCGACGGCAAAGTTTCGTTGGTGACGGCCCGTTGCATCGGAGCCTGCGGCATTGCGCCAGCGGTGGTGTTTGACGGGCAAGTGGCGGCGCAGGTGACCACAGAACAGGCGATCGCCCGCATTGATCAGTGGCGTGGTGATGCATGA
- the obgE gene encoding GTPase ObgE: MQFIDHSEIVVQAGNGGDGIVAFRREKYVPAGGPAGGNGGRGGSVYFVATDRLQTLLDFRYNARFKAQDGMRGGPNNCTGRSGEDLVVEVPCGTAVYDANTRVLVADLVQPGQRICIAKGGKGGLGNAHFLSNRNRAPELALPGLPGEEFRLYLELKLLAEVGIVGLPNAGKSTMISALSAAKPKIADYPFTTLVPNLGVVRRPTGDGTVFADIPGLIEGAHEGLGLGHEFLRHIERTRLLLHLVDATGEDPIAAYHTIQNELQAYGRGLTDRPQILAINKVDAVDADWVDTLIEELQPHHPEPILKVSAATRHNLDGLLQRVWDWLDQLGPVVLELPTLLDRPLRGDGVEFDDEDFDEDEDWEDDEDGPEVIWVGH, from the coding sequence ATGCAATTTATTGATCATTCAGAAATCGTCGTCCAAGCTGGCAACGGGGGCGACGGCATCGTTGCCTTTCGTCGGGAAAAATATGTGCCCGCCGGGGGCCCCGCTGGCGGTAACGGGGGTCGGGGCGGCTCCGTTTACTTTGTCGCCACCGATCGCCTGCAAACCCTATTGGACTTTCGCTACAACGCTCGCTTCAAGGCCCAAGACGGAATGCGCGGCGGCCCCAACAATTGCACCGGCCGCAGCGGCGAAGATTTGGTGGTGGAAGTGCCCTGCGGAACAGCGGTTTATGATGCCAACACCCGGGTTTTGGTGGCCGATTTGGTGCAACCCGGCCAGCGGATTTGCATCGCCAAAGGGGGCAAGGGCGGCCTCGGGAATGCCCATTTTTTGAGCAACCGAAACCGCGCACCGGAACTGGCCCTGCCTGGGTTACCCGGCGAAGAATTTCGGCTGTATTTGGAGCTGAAGCTGCTGGCGGAGGTGGGGATCGTGGGGCTGCCGAATGCGGGCAAGTCCACAATGATTTCTGCGCTCTCGGCGGCCAAGCCGAAAATTGCCGACTACCCCTTCACCACCCTCGTGCCGAACTTGGGTGTGGTGCGCCGGCCCACGGGCGATGGCACGGTATTTGCGGACATTCCCGGTTTGATTGAAGGGGCCCATGAGGGCTTGGGCCTGGGTCATGAGTTTCTGCGGCACATTGAACGGACGCGGCTGCTGTTGCACTTGGTGGATGCGACCGGAGAAGACCCGATCGCGGCCTATCACACGATTCAAAACGAGCTACAGGCCTATGGGCGCGGCCTGACCGATCGCCCGCAAATCCTAGCCATTAACAAAGTAGACGCGGTGGATGCCGATTGGGTAGATACCCTGATCGAGGAGCTGCAACCCCACCACCCGGAACCGATCCTGAAGGTATCTGCCGCCACCCGCCATAACTTGGATGGGCTGTTGCAGCGGGTTTGGGATTGGCTGGATCAGTTGGGCCCCGTTGTTTTGGAGTTGCCCACCCTGCTCGATCGCCCCCTGCGCGGTGATGGGGTTGAGTTTGATGATGAGGACTTTGACGAGGACGAAGACTGGGAAGATGACGAAGACGGCCCCGAAGTGATTTGGGTTGGTCATTAA
- a CDS encoding efflux RND transporter permease subunit, which translates to MSNFNLSAGSIRKPIPTILACLVAAILGVASFLNLGIDQSPNIDVPAVSVTVIQPGAGPVELETEVTKKVEDAIAALGNIDQMTSTVTDGRSFTLVNFVLGTDANQATNDVRNAISQIRSSLPASVDEPLVDRVEFSGGAIMTYALSGEGKSVEELSDLVDRTIARELLSVSGVAQVERLGGVSRAIRIDLDPGRLSAYGITATQVNDQVRSLNANFPGGQVDVGGSQQTIRTLGSARTLSQLQNYRVTLPNGGTIPLASLGRVSDSFTEPKEAAFLNGEPAVAFSVLRSTGSTLVTVEENVTKAVAELQKRLPNLKFDLIFSDADPIRMTYRSTVEELISSCILTTIVVGIFLRNVRYTLIAGAALPLSIIPTFAVMQMLGYTLNSMTLLALALAIGNLIDDAVCVVEDVDRHLNMGKSPRQAALDASSELGFSLLATAGTLIGVFLPVAFMGGIPGQFFQPFGVTVAVSTVFSTTVACTVTPMMSAYLLKPKANLELVAEAQSTETQPGPYRRVLVWALRHRVATLMIAIAFFIASLQLVPFIPKGLFSSGDTGLSTVEIELPPGTPLEETVEVMSRTYGLLKANPAVDRVLFAARQNNLATGYVNLKPEDQRSVTQRQFEQQMREQFKSIAGARVTFQSLQSRGGTSKDLRIVLKSENPELLTKTAADLERQMRGLSGLVEVTSSASLVKPEVAIIPDVQRATDLGVSVQAISRTATLATIGDNESSLAKFNLSDRQIPIWVKIAPQFRSNIETLENLRVPGRNGAMIPLTSVADIQLISGPAQINRYNRSRQVTLDANLQGISLGTALEQIRALPAMNPLPPGIEEEPAGDAKIMRDIFSRFLSALGLGVLSIYGVLVLLYNSFLYPIGILAALPLATGGTFLGLLVMQKELGLFALIGIVLLMGLVTKNAILLVDFALEAERHGLPQSKAVIESGVARLRPILMTSVSTVVGLFPLALGLGAGAEERSPMAVAVIGGFTTSTLLTLLVVPVLFTYVDNIQHWFKQLVGIEPRRRRRSTVRKVLES; encoded by the coding sequence ATGAGTAACTTCAACCTGTCCGCTGGTTCGATTCGGAAACCGATCCCCACGATTTTGGCCTGTTTGGTGGCGGCCATCTTGGGGGTTGCCTCCTTTTTGAATTTGGGCATCGACCAAAGCCCAAATATCGATGTACCGGCGGTATCCGTCACGGTGATTCAACCCGGCGCGGGGCCCGTGGAACTGGAAACCGAGGTGACTAAAAAGGTGGAGGATGCGATCGCCGCCTTGGGCAACATTGACCAGATGACCTCCACGGTGACCGATGGGCGATCGTTCACGCTGGTCAACTTTGTGCTGGGAACCGATGCCAACCAGGCCACCAATGATGTGCGCAATGCCATCTCCCAGATTCGATCGAGCCTGCCCGCTTCGGTGGATGAGCCGTTGGTCGATCGGGTGGAATTCAGCGGCGGGGCGATCATGACCTACGCCTTGTCGGGCGAGGGAAAATCCGTTGAAGAATTGAGCGATTTGGTCGATCGCACCATTGCCCGGGAATTGCTGTCCGTGTCCGGTGTGGCCCAGGTGGAGCGATTGGGGGGCGTGAGTCGGGCAATTCGGATTGATTTGGATCCGGGGCGACTGTCAGCCTATGGGATTACGGCCACCCAGGTGAATGACCAGGTGCGATCGCTCAATGCCAACTTCCCTGGCGGCCAGGTGGACGTGGGCGGCAGCCAGCAAACGATCCGCACCTTGGGCAGCGCCCGCACCCTCAGCCAACTGCAAAACTACCGAGTTACCCTGCCCAATGGCGGCACGATTCCCCTCGCGAGCCTGGGCCGTGTCAGCGACAGTTTCACGGAACCCAAGGAAGCGGCCTTTTTGAATGGGGAGCCGGCCGTGGCCTTTTCCGTGCTCCGCAGCACCGGCAGCACCCTGGTGACCGTGGAAGAAAATGTCACCAAAGCGGTGGCGGAACTGCAAAAGCGCTTGCCTAATCTCAAATTTGATTTGATTTTTAGCGACGCGGATCCGATTCGGATGACCTATCGATCGACCGTTGAGGAGCTAATTTCTTCCTGCATTCTCACCACGATCGTCGTAGGCATCTTCCTGCGCAACGTTCGTTACACGCTGATTGCGGGGGCGGCTCTGCCGTTGTCGATCATCCCAACCTTTGCGGTGATGCAAATGCTGGGCTACACGCTCAACAGCATGACCCTGCTGGCCTTGGCCCTGGCGATCGGGAACTTGATCGATGACGCGGTGTGCGTGGTGGAGGATGTCGATCGGCACTTGAACATGGGCAAATCGCCCCGACAGGCGGCCTTGGATGCGTCGTCGGAATTGGGCTTTTCCCTGCTGGCCACCGCCGGAACCCTGATCGGCGTGTTCTTGCCGGTGGCTTTCATGGGTGGCATTCCGGGGCAATTTTTCCAGCCCTTTGGGGTCACGGTGGCCGTGTCCACGGTCTTTTCCACCACCGTTGCCTGTACCGTCACCCCCATGATGAGCGCCTACTTGCTGAAACCCAAGGCCAACCTGGAGCTGGTGGCAGAGGCGCAATCGACCGAAACCCAACCGGGCCCCTATCGCCGGGTGCTGGTTTGGGCCCTGCGGCATCGGGTCGCCACCTTGATGATCGCGATCGCCTTTTTCATCGCCAGTTTGCAGTTAGTGCCCTTCATTCCTAAAGGCTTGTTTAGCAGTGGTGACACGGGCCTCAGCACCGTGGAAATTGAACTGCCACCGGGCACGCCTCTCGAAGAAACCGTGGAAGTCATGAGCCGTACCTACGGCCTGCTGAAAGCAAATCCAGCGGTCGATCGGGTGTTGTTTGCCGCTCGCCAAAACAACCTGGCCACGGGGTATGTGAACCTGAAACCCGAAGACCAACGCAGCGTTACCCAGCGGCAATTTGAGCAACAGATGCGGGAACAGTTCAAGTCGATCGCCGGGGCCCGGGTCACCTTCCAAAGCTTGCAAAGCCGAGGCGGCACTAGCAAAGATCTGCGGATTGTGCTCAAGAGTGAAAATCCGGAACTGCTGACCAAAACCGCCGCTGACTTGGAGCGACAAATGCGCGGCCTGTCCGGTTTGGTGGAAGTCACCTCCAGCGCCAGCCTAGTGAAGCCAGAAGTGGCCATCATTCCCGATGTGCAACGGGCAACGGACTTGGGCGTTTCGGTTCAGGCCATTTCCCGCACCGCCACCCTGGCCACGATCGGGGATAACGAATCGAGCTTGGCTAAGTTCAACCTGAGCGATCGGCAAATCCCGATTTGGGTAAAAATTGCCCCTCAATTCCGCAGCAACATCGAAACCCTCGAAAATTTGCGGGTTCCCGGTCGCAACGGAGCCATGATTCCCCTCACCAGCGTGGCGGATATTCAGCTCATCAGCGGGCCCGCCCAAATTAATCGCTACAACCGATCGCGCCAGGTCACCCTAGATGCCAATCTGCAAGGCATCTCCCTGGGCACGGCCTTGGAACAGATTCGCGCCCTGCCGGCCATGAACCCCTTGCCCCCCGGCATTGAAGAAGAACCGGCCGGCGATGCCAAAATCATGCGCGATATTTTCAGCCGGTTTTTGTCCGCGTTGGGGTTGGGCGTGCTCTCGATCTACGGGGTGTTGGTGCTGCTCTATAACAGCTTCCTTTACCCGATCGGGATTTTGGCGGCCCTGCCGTTGGCCACGGGCGGCACTTTCCTAGGCCTGTTGGTGATGCAAAAGGAACTGGGTCTCTTTGCCCTGATTGGGATTGTGTTGCTAATGGGGCTGGTCACCAAAAACGCGATTCTGCTGGTGGACTTTGCCCTCGAAGCGGAACGCCACGGACTTCCCCAATCGAAAGCCGTGATTGAATCCGGTGTGGCCCGCCTGCGCCCCATTTTGATGACCTCCGTGTCAACGGTGGTGGGGCTGTTTCCTCTGGCCTTGGGTTTGGGAGCCGGAGCCGAAGAGCGCAGCCCCATGGCCGTGGCTGTGATTGGCGGGTTCACCACTTCAACCCTGCTGACGCTGCTGGTGGTGCCTGTGTTGTTTACCTATGTGGACAATATCCAGCATTGGTTCAAGCAACTGGTGGGGATTGAGCCGCGTCGCCGCCGTCGATCGACCGTTCGCAAAGTTCTGGAGTCGTGA
- a CDS encoding NuoF family protein, whose translation MDGHELLDLAEQCAQAKKPIRVHCCTSTGCQAARSLEVKKALEKRVQDCQLADRVEVVGVGCMGFCGQGPMVELDSTDPQVTTTHYEKVTPAQAPSIIDTIQGGKTDALQGNSQHPFFAKQLLIVRNHSGKVDPERIEESIALGAYQALHHALFELTPEAVVQEISKSGLRGRGGAGYPTGLKWATVAKMPPGQKYVICNGDEGDPGAFMDRSVLESDPHRILEGMAIAGYAVGADQGFIYVRAEYPLAIHRLQKAIQQAKQKGFLGSQIFGSGFDFKVDIRVGAGAFVCGEETALIASVEGKRGTPRPRPPYPAISGLWQAPTLINNVETFANIAPIIRKGADWFAGIGTETSKGTKIFSLTGKVCNTGLIEVPMGISLRTIVEEMGGGVSEGQVKAVQTGGPSGGCIPSSYLDTPVDYESLAALGSMMGSGGMVVMDDKTSMVEVARFYMEFCRSESCGRCVPCRTGTVQLHDLLTKLVEGRGTAFDLAQMESLCQVVRHTSLCGLGMSAPNPIVSTLRYFPEEYQALLQPDRWRIPATVS comes from the coding sequence ATGGATGGTCATGAACTGCTCGATCTCGCGGAACAATGTGCCCAGGCGAAAAAGCCCATTCGTGTACATTGCTGCACTTCCACGGGCTGCCAAGCGGCTCGATCGCTCGAAGTTAAAAAAGCCCTTGAAAAACGGGTTCAGGATTGCCAACTAGCCGATCGCGTGGAAGTGGTTGGCGTGGGTTGCATGGGGTTTTGTGGCCAGGGGCCGATGGTGGAATTGGACTCCACCGATCCCCAGGTAACAACCACCCATTACGAAAAGGTGACCCCGGCACAGGCCCCCTCAATTATTGACACCATTCAAGGGGGCAAAACCGATGCCCTACAGGGCAATTCGCAACACCCATTTTTTGCGAAGCAGTTGCTGATTGTGCGGAACCACAGCGGCAAAGTTGACCCGGAACGCATTGAAGAATCGATCGCCCTTGGTGCTTATCAAGCCCTCCACCATGCCCTGTTTGAACTCACCCCAGAAGCGGTCGTTCAAGAAATCTCGAAATCGGGCCTGCGGGGCCGAGGCGGTGCGGGCTATCCCACAGGGTTGAAGTGGGCCACGGTGGCCAAAATGCCCCCCGGCCAGAAGTATGTGATTTGTAATGGAGATGAAGGAGATCCAGGCGCATTCATGGATCGCAGCGTTCTGGAGAGCGATCCCCACCGGATCCTAGAAGGCATGGCGATCGCAGGCTATGCCGTGGGAGCTGACCAAGGATTTATCTATGTGCGAGCGGAATATCCCCTAGCGATTCATCGCCTGCAAAAGGCCATTCAACAGGCCAAGCAAAAGGGATTTTTAGGGAGCCAAATTTTTGGTTCGGGTTTTGATTTCAAGGTGGATATTCGGGTGGGGGCTGGGGCCTTTGTTTGTGGCGAAGAAACGGCCCTGATTGCTTCTGTGGAAGGCAAGCGCGGCACTCCCCGTCCCCGGCCGCCCTACCCGGCCATTTCGGGCCTCTGGCAAGCGCCCACCCTGATCAACAACGTGGAAACCTTCGCCAACATTGCCCCGATCATTCGCAAGGGTGCGGATTGGTTTGCGGGCATTGGCACGGAAACCAGCAAGGGCACCAAGATCTTTTCCTTGACCGGCAAGGTTTGCAACACCGGCCTCATTGAAGTGCCGATGGGCATTAGCTTGCGAACGATCGTGGAAGAAATGGGCGGCGGTGTTTCCGAAGGGCAGGTGAAAGCAGTCCAAACGGGCGGTCCCTCGGGCGGCTGCATCCCCAGCAGCTATCTGGACACGCCTGTGGATTACGAGTCCTTGGCGGCTTTGGGGTCAATGATGGGATCCGGCGGCATGGTGGTGATGGATGACAAAACCAGCATGGTGGAGGTGGCGCGGTTCTATATGGAATTTTGCCGCAGTGAGTCTTGTGGGCGCTGTGTGCCTTGCCGGACGGGCACGGTTCAACTCCATGATTTGCTGACCAAGCTGGTGGAAGGTCGGGGCACGGCCTTTGATCTGGCGCAAATGGAAAGCCTTTGTCAGGTGGTGCGCCACACCAGCCTTTGCGGGTTGGGCATGTCGGCTCCGAATCCGATCGTGAGCACGTTGCGCTATTTCCCGGAGGAATATCAAGCCCTGTTGCAGCCCGATCGCTGGCGAATTCCGGCGACGGTTTCTTGA
- a CDS encoding efflux RND transporter periplasmic adaptor subunit, with translation MALDLPDRTTTDASPAPMPPTPIDDEILDLDDEALDPGDDLWLPGTAWLSGPRGLLVGLGAGVLVSLGVSFALGGRNPQAQPAVAQQPATATAPPATGSEQPVTIATAELAQVSRTIEASGTIEARELVPVQPPGTGLKVLQILADEGQVVQQGQTLAIVDDSLLRTQLGQARAQALEEEAALAKLRSGFRPEEIAQAREAARQAAAGVDRARADLALSKLRVDRNQSLANEGAISRDRLDEVITRARGDEAALEQAQARFAETQQRYRQLATGNRREDITQAEARFLQARGRVRQIMEQLKNSRVLAPAPGVIVKRETTVGNVTANTPLFQIAAVGKLELHLKVPETQLRGIQPGQPVQAIVDATRQVINGRVREIDPTIDPQSRLATVKVELQSSPGLRTGMFLRAAVGVSMGRGLAIPAKAVLPQPDGTAIAYRLNPDNTVSAQRVEVGKVLPDGRVEVRSGLQAGQGVVVKGGPYLKDGDRVRVMPN, from the coding sequence ATGGCCCTCGACTTGCCCGATCGCACCACAACGGACGCTTCACCCGCACCCATGCCACCGACCCCGATCGATGACGAAATCCTTGATCTGGATGACGAAGCCCTTGACCCTGGAGATGACCTGTGGCTCCCGGGAACTGCTTGGCTGAGCGGCCCCCGGGGGTTGTTGGTGGGCCTGGGGGCGGGGGTGTTGGTCAGTTTGGGGGTGAGCTTTGCCCTGGGAGGCCGCAATCCCCAAGCGCAACCCGCCGTGGCCCAACAGCCCGCGACGGCCACCGCGCCCCCGGCGACCGGCAGCGAACAGCCGGTGACCATTGCCACCGCAGAATTGGCCCAAGTGAGCCGAACGATCGAAGCCAGCGGCACGATCGAGGCCCGTGAGCTAGTGCCCGTGCAACCGCCGGGTACTGGGCTAAAGGTGCTGCAAATTTTGGCCGATGAGGGGCAAGTGGTGCAGCAGGGGCAAACCCTAGCCATCGTCGATGATTCCTTGTTGCGCACCCAGTTGGGTCAAGCCCGCGCCCAGGCCTTGGAAGAGGAAGCGGCCCTGGCAAAGTTGCGCAGTGGGTTCCGGCCGGAGGAAATTGCCCAGGCCCGCGAGGCGGCCCGCCAGGCAGCAGCGGGGGTCGATCGCGCCAGAGCTGACCTGGCCCTTTCAAAGTTGCGAGTCGATCGCAACCAATCCCTGGCCAATGAGGGGGCAATCTCGCGCGATCGCTTGGATGAAGTGATTACCCGGGCCCGGGGCGACGAGGCGGCCCTCGAACAGGCCCAAGCCCGCTTTGCGGAAACCCAGCAGCGCTACCGCCAGTTAGCCACCGGTAACCGCCGAGAAGACATTACCCAAGCAGAAGCCCGCTTTTTGCAGGCGCGTGGCCGGGTGCGCCAAATCATGGAGCAACTCAAAAACTCGCGAGTCTTGGCTCCCGCGCCGGGGGTGATTGTGAAGCGGGAAACCACCGTGGGCAATGTGACGGCCAATACGCCGCTCTTCCAAATTGCAGCGGTGGGCAAGCTGGAACTGCATTTGAAAGTTCCCGAAACCCAACTCCGGGGTATTCAGCCGGGGCAACCGGTGCAGGCGATCGTGGATGCCACCCGGCAGGTGATTAACGGTCGGGTGCGCGAAATTGACCCCACGATCGACCCCCAATCTCGTCTGGCCACGGTCAAGGTGGAGCTGCAATCCTCGCCGGGACTGCGCACGGGGATGTTTTTGCGGGCCGCCGTGGGGGTTTCCATGGGGCGCGGCTTGGCGATTCCGGCCAAAGCGGTGTTGCCACAGCCGGATGGCACAGCGATCGCCTATCGCTTGAACCCCGACAACACAGTTAGTGCCCAGCGCGTTGAAGTGGGCAAGGTGCTCCCCGATGGGCGGGTGGAAGTGCGCAGCGGTTTGCAAGCGGGCCAAGGAGTCGTGGTCAAGGGTGGGCCCTACCTGAAAGATGGCGATCGGGTGCGTGTGATGCCCAATTAA
- a CDS encoding Mo-dependent nitrogenase C-terminal domain-containing protein, which produces MTLVAEPSDRVRTLLWLRGLTTVAWADGHLDDEEREIITSLTHETLDPEAILEPLTPEELAAELGDDPHHADNFLRTAVMVAIADGIYSDSEDQLIRQFSTALGRKIPAFEALQQTLNCAEPIQTHPDPHRGDVLNPVRHWLDGLEIHNPKVAHFLCKMIPAQCPFERDVVVFGRKLAHIPPMCKLNPLYDQLMGLRFRALSYLADDCGEDITPYC; this is translated from the coding sequence ATGACTCTTGTGGCAGAACCATCCGATCGCGTTCGTACCCTGCTGTGGTTGCGAGGCCTGACCACCGTTGCTTGGGCCGATGGTCACCTTGATGATGAAGAACGGGAAATCATCACCTCCCTCACCCACGAAACCCTCGACCCCGAAGCCATCCTCGAACCCCTCACCCCCGAAGAACTGGCCGCCGAACTCGGAGACGACCCCCACCACGCAGATAACTTCCTGCGCACCGCCGTGATGGTGGCGATCGCTGACGGCATTTACTCCGACTCCGAAGATCAGCTCATTCGGCAGTTCAGCACCGCCCTTGGCCGCAAAATTCCCGCCTTTGAAGCTCTACAACAAACCCTCAATTGCGCCGAGCCGATTCAGACCCACCCCGACCCACACCGGGGCGATGTGCTCAACCCCGTGCGCCATTGGCTCGATGGTTTGGAAATTCACAATCCCAAAGTTGCGCACTTTCTCTGTAAAATGATCCCCGCCCAATGCCCCTTCGAGCGGGATGTGGTCGTTTTTGGGCGCAAGCTGGCCCACATTCCCCCCATGTGCAAGCTCAACCCACTCTACGACCAGCTCATGGGGTTGCGATTTCGTGCTCTCTCCTACTTGGCAGACGACTGTGGTGAAGACATCACCCCCTACTGCTAG